In Paraburkholderia acidisoli, one DNA window encodes the following:
- a CDS encoding Csu type fimbrial protein, translated as MKLNLLSRAAIGALICGAAASLADAATYSNGTATATFTVSLTLQANCTISANPLSFGTNGVLTSAINQQTTVAVDCTNTTPYNVGLDGGTVTGSTVANRLLGGTASGNTGTTVAFQLYQDSGRTTLWGSTQGTNTYGGTGTGAVQTIPVYGQIPVQTTPRPDTYQTTVTATVYF; from the coding sequence ATGAAACTCAACCTGTTGTCCCGCGCCGCAATTGGCGCACTGATCTGCGGCGCCGCCGCGAGCCTCGCGGACGCCGCGACGTATTCGAACGGCACCGCCACCGCGACCTTCACCGTGTCGCTCACGCTGCAGGCGAACTGCACGATCAGCGCGAACCCGCTCAGCTTCGGCACGAACGGCGTGCTGACCTCGGCGATCAACCAGCAGACCACGGTGGCCGTGGACTGCACCAACACCACGCCGTACAACGTCGGCCTCGACGGCGGCACGGTGACAGGCTCGACCGTCGCGAACCGTCTGCTCGGCGGCACCGCGAGCGGCAACACGGGGACGACCGTCGCGTTCCAGCTCTACCAGGATTCGGGCCGCACCACGCTGTGGGGCTCGACGCAAGGGACGAACACGTACGGCGGCACGGGTACGGGCGCCGTGCAGACGATCCCCGTGTACGGCCAGATTCCCGTGCAGACCACGCCGCGTCCGGATACCTACCAGACCACGGTGACGGCGACGGTGTACTTCTGA